In Acidobacteriota bacterium, the DNA window GATCGCCGAGAACGTGCTTCGGTACTACGCGTCCATCATCGGTGATGCGCCCTATCAGAGCCTGACGCTCGGCCTGATCGAACGCGACACGCCCGGCGGCCACAGTCCCGCGTACATGTCCGTGCTGAACCAGCCCCTGCCGACAGCGGCGTTCAGTTGGCGCAACGATCCCGCCGCGTTTCCCAACTTCCCGGAGTTCTTCGTCGCACATGAACTGGCGCACCAGTGGTGGGGCCAGGCTGTCGGATGGCGCAGTTATCACGAGCGCTGGATCAGCGAAGGATTCGCGCAGTATTTTGCGGCGCTGTACGCGAGGCAGATCCGCGGCGACGGCACGTTCAACGACCTGATTCGCCGGATGGCCCGCTGGGGAATAGACAAAGCTGAAGAAGGGCCCATCTCGCTCGGCTATCGCCTGGGCCACATCCGCGGGGACACGCAGATTTTCCGTGCCCTCGTCTACAACAAGTCGGCCGTCGTGCTCGACATGCTGCGGCGGCGCCTGGGCGACGAGACGTTTTTTCACGGGCTCCGGCGTTTCTACAAGGACTGGCGCTTCCGCAAGGCGGGAACCGACAACGTGCAGCAGGCCTTCGAGGCAGAGAGCGGGCAGTCGCTCGGGCGATTCTTCGACGCGTGGGTGCACGGCGCCGGGGTGCCCGCGCTCAGGTCGTCGTGGCAACTCGACCCGGCAGCCGCCGTCCCGACGGCCGTCGTGCGGCTGGAGCAAATTGGAGTTCAGTACGAATATCCCGTGACCGTGACGCTGCGCTACGCGATCGGACCGGCCGACGATGTGCTCGTGTCGGTCGTGGATCGCATCACCGACATCCGCCTGCCCCTCAAAGGCCGCCTGCGCGACGTCGAGATCAATCGGGACGGACTCACCATCGTCGACGTCTCCCGCCGGTAGCCGCCCGACTAATCCCTTGCTATGATGGCACGCATGGATACCGTCACTCTGCGCATCGATGGGCGCGAGATTACGACCGAGAAGGGCAAGACCATTCTCCAGGCCGCCCTCGACAACGGCATTTCTATCCCCTACTACTGCTACCACCCCGGTCTCGGTGTCGACGGTTCCTGCCGCGTCTGCATCGTCAAGGTCGAGAAGATGCCGAAATTGCAGACGTCGTGCTCGACCGTCTGCGGCGATGGCATGGTGGTCGATACGCGCAGCCGCGAAGTGATGGACGCGCGCGCAAGCGTATTTGAGTTCCTGCTCATCAATCACCCGCTCGATTGCCCGGTGTGTGACAAGGGTGGCGAGTGTCCGCTGCAGGATTTTTCGTACACGTTCGGCCCCAAGGGAAGCCGGATGGAGTTCCCGCGCCGCACGTTCGACGGCGAGGGCGTGAAGGCCGACATCGATTTTGGTCCGACGCTGATGTTGAACCGCAATCGCTGCATCCTGTGCACGCGCTGCGTGCGCTTCATGCGCGACATCGATGGCGAGGCGCAGATCGGGATCGTCGATCGCGGCAACGGGAGCCAGATCTCCACGTTCCAGGAGCGAGGCGTGCATTCGCTCGTGTCCGGCAACCTGATGGATGTATGCCCCGTGGGGGCCATCACGACGCGCGACTACCGCTTCAAGTCGAGGCCGTGGGATAACCCGATTGCCGTCGATACGACGTGCACGTTGTGTTCGAAGGGCTGCAACACGACCGCGTGGCTCAAGGCCAAGCCCGAGTGGGCAAAGGGCGCGCGGCTGATTCGGATCACGCCACGCTACAACGCGGATGTGAATGGCTACTGGATGTGCGACATCGGTCGCTTCCAGTATCACTGGGTCGAAAGTGACGCGAGATTGACGACGCCGCTGGTGCGCCAGAATTCCGGAGCGCAGGCAGCGGCCACCTGGCCTGGTGCCCTGGCCCGCCTCGCCGAGCACGTCCGGCCGGTGCTGCAGACCGAAGCGTCAGCGTTCCGCGTCCTGGTGTCGGCGCATGCGTCTCACGAAGAACTGTTCCTCGTCCGTGAGCTCGTGCAGAAGGCGCAAGGCCCGAACGCGACGTACCGTGTCGATGTGAGTTGGGCGACGTCCGAGAAGCCGCAGCCCGCACGCACGAAGTTCAAGGTGCCAGTTGTTGATGCGCCCAATGTGGCTGGCGCACGCACGTTCGGTCTCAATGTGCCCGTGGGCGATTCGGACCGCGCTGATCTTTGGGGCTTGCGCCGCGCCGTCGACGCGGGCACCGTCAAGGCGCTGTTTGTCTTCGATCCCGGTCCCGATGGCAGCATCGGAGACATCTCGTGGATCATCGACGCCAGGACGTCCGGCAAGCTGGCGTATCTGGTCGTGCTGGGGCCCGTGAGCACGGCGTTGACGGCAGCCGCTGATGTGGTGCTGCCTGGTGCTGCCTGGACCGAAAAGGACGCGACCTACACCAACGATGGCGGCCGTCTGCAGGCCACCTCGCGCGTGATGAACGCGCCCGGTGAGGCCCGCGAAGACTGGCAGGTGCTGACGCAGGTCGCCGAGGCGCTGGGTGTGGCGATGAAGTACGCGGATTCGGCTGCCGTGCGCGCCGCGATCGCCGAGACGATGGCCGGCGTGCCTGGGATGGCCGGGATTGCGCAGGTCATGATTGCGAAGCCGCAGACCGCGAGCATGTGGTTGCAGACGTCGAATCCGTCCGAGCGCTGGAAGTGGGATCACATGTTCCAGGACCTGCCGCCAGTCAAAGGCGAACCCCACGTCGTACGGGCGGAATTGATCAAGAAGTAGACGATGGATAACGTCACGCTCTTTGCCGCCTTCGTCGCCGGTCTGCTGTCGTTCGTCTCGCCGTGCGTGCTGCCGCTCATCCCGGGCTACCTGTCGTTTGTCTCCGGCGTGTCGCTCGAAGAGATGCGCGGCGGAAACGATGCCCAGGGCACCGCGCGCGCACGCGGCAAGGTGTTGCTGTCGTCGCTCGGCTTCATCTGCGGATTCACGATCGTCTTCGTTTCGCTGGGCGCGTCAGCCAGCGCCGTCGGCGAATTCCTGATGAGTCGCCTCAGCATCCTCGGCAAGGTGGCGGGGGCCGTGATCATCCTGTTCGGCCTGCACATGATGGGCGTGCTGAAGATCGGCTGGCTCTATAACGAGAAGCGCGTGCAGACCCAGAAGAAGCCAGCCGGCCCGCTGGGTGCCATTGTGGTGGGCATCGCGTTCGCGTTCGGATGGACACCCTGCATCGGACCCATCCTGGCCGGCATTCTGGCGATTGCCGCCAGCAAGGAGACGGTGTGGCAGGGGATCGAGCTGCTGTTGGCCTATTCGCTTGGCCTCGGCATCCCGTTCCTGATCACGTCGCTGGCTATCAACCAGTTCTTCGCGGCCTTCGCGCGCATCCGCAAGCACTATCACGCCATCGAAGTCACGTCGGGCCTCCTGCTCGTGACCGTCGGCGTCCTGATGATCACCAACCGATTGACGGTGATCGCCCAGTACCTGTCGTCGTTCCTCCCGACGCTCTGAATTTAGTTCTGTTCGTAGGGGCGCCACTCATCGCGCCCTTGTACCGCTCCCCCCTGCGATATAGTACGAATCGATGTCGTCCGCCCCGGAACCGACCGCTCCAGATCCCATCGGACCCGCCCAGCGCACAGGCGTCGTCTCGACGCTCGCCAAAATCGCCATCACCGCTGCGCTCTACGCCTTGGTGGCGTACTGGGTCGATGTCGGCGCTCTGTGGGCCCGATTGCGCACCGTCCAGATTGCCTGGGTGGTGCTTGGCGTCGTCGTCTATGTCGCCGGTCAATGGCTGAGCGCCTACAAGTGGTGGCTGTTGCTCAGGCCCGTCAAGCTCGTCGTGCCCTACCTGCGCGTCGTCGGTTTCTACTTCGTCGGCATGTTCTTCAACATCTTCCTGCCGACCATCGTCGGCGGCGACGCCGTCAAGGCCATCGTCCTCGCCCGCGAAACAGGCGCGCTGGCCCGGTCGACCATGTCCGTGTTCATGGAGCGCAACGTCGGGCTGTTTGCGCTGCTGACCATCGCGACGATTGCCGCCGCGTTCGCGCCGCCCGTCATCGTGATGCGTTTGTCCCTGCTGTCGCTCACGCTGCTGCTGTTCGCGGCATTTATTGTCGCCAATCTGGTGATTACCAACCGGCACGCGTATCGTCTGGTCGACTACTTGATCGCGATGACGCCGCTCTCGCGCATCCGCTCGCGAGCCTCGTCGCTCTACGACGCCGTCGTGCCGTATCGGGGCGCGGCTGGCGTGATTTCGGCCTCTGTTGGCGTCTCTTTCGTGTTCCAGGCCATCGTCATCCTCGTGGTATTCTTGAACGCCAAGGCGCTCGCTCATGATGTGCCGGTGTCGGCCCTGGCGGTGTTCGTGCCGCTCATCTCGTTGGCGGGGATGCTGCCGCTCAGCGTCAACGGTCTTGGCATCCGCGAGGCGCTGTACTTGTTGCTGTTCGGCCAGATCGGCATTCCAGCCGATGTGGCGGTGTCGATGGCGCTCCTCTATGCCGTCGTGACCCTCACGGCGAGCCTTCCGGGCGGAATCGTGTCAATGGTGCAGCGGCGTCCAGATCGGCTCGTTGCGCCACGCGCCCGTTAAGTAGGATGTCGGTGGAGGAAGATTCAATGAAGAGCCGGACCGTTCGCGTTCTCATGGTCGCGATAGCCGTCGTGGCTCAGGCCGGCGCAGGCTATCTGGCGTGGAGGCTCGACCAGCAGATGCGCGCCGAGCGGACGACCATCGCCGCATTCGAGGCGCAGGTCCGTCAGGCGTCGGAGTCGCTTGCGGCCATCGGCGCGGCCGAGCGGGGGTACGTGGCCGAAGGCCAGAGCGGCGAACGATGGCAGACGCAGGTGACGACGATGATGAAGGGCGCGACGCCGAAGTTGACGGATCTTCGGCTCGCGGCAAAGACACCCGAGGCACAGGGCGCGCTCGAAACCGCCATTGAGATCATGGCGTCGTTTGGCCAGGCCGACGCGAAGGCCCGCGATTATGTCAGTTCCGGCCAGCGGCTCTCGGCATCGGACGTGATCTTCGCCGACGGTCCCGGCTTGCTGACGAGAGCGATCGCCGCACTCGAAGATGCCCGCGTCCGCGAGAACGTCCAGCATGAGGCCGCCCTCGCGAAAATGCAGCAGACGCAGTTGTTCTATCTCGGCGGCGCCGTTGGGTTGACGCTCGTGATCCTGCTTGTGCTCGTGCCGGTTCCACGAGTCACAGAGGGCTCGGACGTCGGTGATGGCGTGGCGCGCGCGCCGGTCGGCGCCGGTCTGGGCCTGTCGCAACCGTCGAGCAAGACTGCCGGGGCAAAGGCGATGGCAAAGCCCGCGACAGGGTCCGCGGGACTGACCGGTCACGATCCCCGGGAAACGGCGTGGTCTGCACGCGTGCAGGAACTGGGTGCGGCTGCCGATATCTGCGCTTCGCTGGCCCGCGTCCAGAATCTCCAGGAACTGCCGGCTCTGCTCGAACGGGCAGCCGGCGTGCTTGATGCGACCGGTGTCATTATCTGGATGTCGGAAGGATCGCCCGCGCTCCTGCGCCCCGTATTGGCACACGGGTATGCGCCGGCCACGTTGGCGCGCATGGGCTCGATTGGACCCGATGCCGACAACGCCACGGCAACGGCCTACCGGACACGAACCG includes these proteins:
- a CDS encoding molybdopterin-dependent oxidoreductase, which encodes MDTVTLRIDGREITTEKGKTILQAALDNGISIPYYCYHPGLGVDGSCRVCIVKVEKMPKLQTSCSTVCGDGMVVDTRSREVMDARASVFEFLLINHPLDCPVCDKGGECPLQDFSYTFGPKGSRMEFPRRTFDGEGVKADIDFGPTLMLNRNRCILCTRCVRFMRDIDGEAQIGIVDRGNGSQISTFQERGVHSLVSGNLMDVCPVGAITTRDYRFKSRPWDNPIAVDTTCTLCSKGCNTTAWLKAKPEWAKGARLIRITPRYNADVNGYWMCDIGRFQYHWVESDARLTTPLVRQNSGAQAAATWPGALARLAEHVRPVLQTEASAFRVLVSAHASHEELFLVRELVQKAQGPNATYRVDVSWATSEKPQPARTKFKVPVVDAPNVAGARTFGLNVPVGDSDRADLWGLRRAVDAGTVKALFVFDPGPDGSIGDISWIIDARTSGKLAYLVVLGPVSTALTAAADVVLPGAAWTEKDATYTNDGGRLQATSRVMNAPGEAREDWQVLTQVAEALGVAMKYADSAAVRAAIAETMAGVPGMAGIAQVMIAKPQTASMWLQTSNPSERWKWDHMFQDLPPVKGEPHVVRAELIKK
- a CDS encoding cytochrome c biogenesis protein CcdA, with the translated sequence MDNVTLFAAFVAGLLSFVSPCVLPLIPGYLSFVSGVSLEEMRGGNDAQGTARARGKVLLSSLGFICGFTIVFVSLGASASAVGEFLMSRLSILGKVAGAVIILFGLHMMGVLKIGWLYNEKRVQTQKKPAGPLGAIVVGIAFAFGWTPCIGPILAGILAIAASKETVWQGIELLLAYSLGLGIPFLITSLAINQFFAAFARIRKHYHAIEVTSGLLLVTVGVLMITNRLTVIAQYLSSFLPTL
- a CDS encoding lysylphosphatidylglycerol synthase transmembrane domain-containing protein, which produces MSSAPEPTAPDPIGPAQRTGVVSTLAKIAITAALYALVAYWVDVGALWARLRTVQIAWVVLGVVVYVAGQWLSAYKWWLLLRPVKLVVPYLRVVGFYFVGMFFNIFLPTIVGGDAVKAIVLARETGALARSTMSVFMERNVGLFALLTIATIAAAFAPPVIVMRLSLLSLTLLLFAAFIVANLVITNRHAYRLVDYLIAMTPLSRIRSRASSLYDAVVPYRGAAGVISASVGVSFVFQAIVILVVFLNAKALAHDVPVSALAVFVPLISLAGMLPLSVNGLGIREALYLLLFGQIGIPADVAVSMALLYAVVTLTASLPGGIVSMVQRRPDRLVAPRAR